DNA from Brassica napus cultivar Da-Ae chromosome C4, Da-Ae, whole genome shotgun sequence:
TTTTCAGAATCCGATCGTTCCACCAGAATAACTGATTTGCTTTCACATAAGCTAAACCAATTAATGTATCATTTTTCATACGAATCGAGTAAGATTGAGAGGAAGGAGAGATATAGAACTGACGAAATCTTTGACGATGCCCTTGTAGACAATGATGGGGAGAGCGATGCCGAAGATCCCGATGAGAGCGAAGTTGCGACGCGTCCAGCGGAAGTTATGCTCGAGATTCTCCCTGGCGGATCCCCAATCCTCTATGAACTTGTTCTTGTTCGTCTCCATTCCTCCTCCCATCTTCGCTTTCTTTCTCGCTCGATTCAACCCCTTTTAGTTTCTGCCAATTTGAGCCTCGCGATTCACCTCAGACTCAGATACcggttaaattaaaattattttgatttttcgaTCAATTTAGTGATAAACCGGGCGACAACAATGATCAGATGTGAAAGTGACTTAAGCTCAAGGCCCGGCCCAAAGTTTCGTTTAAACATCTTTACatcaatttacaaaaataatttctttttgcaCTCCCGCGTAAAATGTTTAAGTTCCAAGATTTTAACTATTACGGAGGAACAAAAGGGATACAGAGAACGTAATTGTCATTGGATCGCGCTATATTCATTTGAGTCACTTGGATTAAATTCTCAGTTTCTCtcccgctctctctctctctccttaagACTTTACATTTCCATATGCATAGAGATATCGCCGTTCATCAAAGCTCTTTCTGTATTCTTTAACTCGTTGCTATCTCTTTGGTTCATAGTAAAGAGCATCTTacttcgaccaaaaaaaaaaaaaaaagagcatcTTACTTTATTGTTGCACGGCCACTCTGCCCCACACATTGCTTTCCTAgggtttataatatatattctgTGAATTTTACCTCTTGACTCTTTCTAATTCTCAGaataaaagaaagaacaaaCTTAGTGCTTGGTGTGTCTGAAGAATTCTTATTAATGTAAACATCATTCATTCTTACTACACCAACGTATCAAGAATGTTTAAAGAGTATAAGtctatattaaaaaacatactTATATCACTTTCAAATAGTtgacattttcttgttttttaaatCGAGAGAGAATGGCATGAATCTTTCCTGCATTTGCCGTCTCtgtgtttttttaatctctAATCACTCAATTAATATGTTTATGTTATGATTAGatacaaataaaaaacagaATATAAACACAGTGCGTTTGATTACTTCATAACTTCATTCTTttcaaagtaaaacaaaaaaaaaaccaaaaaatgctTTGTACATTTGGTTGTGAAGATTGAATGAGTAAAATTTGAAAACCTGCAAAATGAGTTTTGCAGGTGGGAGAGATGGATCTAAAGGTTTCATGAAGAGGGTTACATCAACTTTCTCCACTAAGAAAAACAAGAACACAACAAATGATCCCAAACCACTACTTCCTCGGTCCAGATCAACTGGTTCAAACTATGAATCCATGAGGCTACTTCATGGTCAGGGGAAAAGGGCTCTTCCAGATGTTAACACAAAGAGAACCAAATCTGCTGGTGTCTCTCCTCAGCCAAGGCGTCAAAAGATCGATGAATCCGGGAAACAGTTCACCAAGCTGAGATGTTTTGATGACAGCGATTCCGTTTGGCTGTCTTCGGATTGTGCTTCTTCCAGCTCTCTTCTAGGGGAACGCAGAGTCTCTGTGTCGTTTCATTTCTCACTCGACGAAAGGGTTGTCTCTTGGTTATCAAATGCTGCTAAGAATCAAGGTGACATCATCACTACCGCAGAGAATCATCAGAAAAGTTCAAAGAAGGCAAAATATTCTTCAGAGAAAAACAACAACAAGACTTGTCCAAGTGAAGAGTCATATGCGAGTCCTGAGTTGACTttacaagaagaaaagaaagttaGCTTCTCTTTAGAATCAGAGATGTCTCTGGAGAAATCTGCAGAGATTGGTGATCCCAAGAGCAAGACTGTTGCGGAGCCGCTCTTCTGGCCGTATGAGCAGAAGTTTGATTGGACACCAGATGATATATTGAAGCATTTCTCCATATCTCCTCGGAGAAAAAAGTCAACGGGAAATAAAAGTAATGGTACctctccaagatcaatgagggcACAGCTTCAGACAAGAAAGCTGGTTCTCAAAGAAGGGTGTAAGAGAAAACTCATGTTCAATGGTCCTGGATCAAGTCCAAAACAAGCACGGACAATCGGTAATAAGAAAACCAAGATGAGCAAGAACCAACAACAACCCATCATGAAGAGTTTGAAGAGGAACAATAGTTTTCCAGCAAGTTTAAGAAACTCGAGGGAGGAGGTACCTGTTCAAGCTGCTGGAGAGAGTGTAGAGATGTGCAGAAAAACACCTAAGAAGCTTATCATGACACGCAGGTCCAGGACTTTCATAGAAGATGACTTTGCCTTGATGAATGATTTCTCTATAGAAAATGCGGTGGGGCTTTGCGAGTTCAGGGGAAGAGAAGGCATTGATTCAGACTTCAACACTGATGGTTTCTTGTTTGAAGATGCtctatgaaaaagaaaaaggctTTCTAGGTTCGAAAACCCGAGACTATAACAACATCTGCACTGTAGATTACGGAATTCGGCTCCGAACCTCCtggtattttcaaaaaaaaaaaaaaaatctgcattGGAGACATTTTTGTTTCAATAATTGTGTATCTGTTGGTACAAGTTTGGGAATCTCTGAAATGTGTTTGCAGAGAGATGGTTTCCCTTCTTCTTGGAATGTTTTAGCAGAATAACTGTTTCTCTTATATTAAACATACTTTTTTCTTTGAGAATTCCTCGTTCCCTTTCGTGTGTTTGCTACATCTTGCTATTTCCCTTTTCCTGAAATATTTGGTGTTGTGTTTCAAGTGAGTCAGAGAGATATAATGTGTATGTTTCTGACCACTCTAAGCAGAGAAAATTGTTATTGATATCTTCTTATTTGCCAAGATAAAATGCGATGTGTTGATCTTttgcaaatattttataaaccaaGTAACTGTCTGGCTTTTATAAGTGTTTGTGTAAGAAATAATTTACATTATCGATTACAAAAACATTTACTTTCAGTGGCTATACTGTATTTGGAAGTGAACTTAGAGGATCACCCAAATACATAGTGTGATAGGtacaaaaatgtttaaattgataaataccttcttgttatttgttttatttgctTCACAGATGTTGCATTTACAGACTTTCGGATGCATATAAACACATAACCAGGCCTCCTCCCGTACATGATACCACAATGTTTAATAATGTCTATGATCACTTTTAATTAGTTGTAATGAAAGAGCAAAGCCTTTGATAAAAATGGTTGGATGATTTTTAATGTCAACATCATTCCTATTACATCAACGTAGCAAGAATGTTTAAAGAATattcttaaaacaaaaaaaaaatcatatatcatCTTTCAAGTAATTGacattttctttcttattttttttttattcagagAACGGCATGAATCTTTCCTGTATTTGCCGTTTCTGTTTCTCTAATCAGAAGcttaatatgttaatattatgaatagacaaaaaaacataaacacatTAAGAGTTTGATTACTTCAGAACTTCATTCTTTtgacagtaaaaaaaaaaagctttgtaTTTGGTTCTGAAGATTGAATGAGTAAAATCTGAAACCTACAACATGAGTTTTGCAGGTGGGAGAGATGGATCAAAAGGTTTGATAAAGAGGATTACATCAACTTTCTCCATCAATAAAAAccaaaacacaacaacaaatGATCCGAAACCAGTTTTTCCTCGGTCTAGATCAACAGGTGCTAGCTATGAATCAATGAGGCTGCGTCAGGGGAAAAAGGCTCTTCCTGATGTCACAGCAAAAAAGACAAAGAGGACCAAATCTGCTTGTGTCTCTCCTCAACGAAGACGTGAAAAGATCGACGAGTCCAGGAAACAACAGATTGAAGATATCGATTCCATTTGGTTGACTTCTGATTCTTCTAGCTCCCTTCTAGGGGAACGTAAAGTCTCTGTCTCGTTTCACTTCTCACTTGACGAAAGCATCGTCTCTTGGTTATCAAATGCTGCTAAGAATCAAGAAGACACCAAAgacaatcatcatcatcatcatcaccagaaaAGTTCAAAGGATGCAAAATATTCTTCAGAGAACATACGAAAAGATGGAAAATATGTTGGAACAGATTCTGCAAAGCCGTGTTCTTCACATTTacctgaaaacaacaacaaGACTTGTGAAGAGACCTCTAGTTTCAACAGATATGTGAGTCGTGAGTTGACTTCGCAGAGTCACGAAGAAAAGAAAGTTACCTTCTCACTAGAATCAGATGCGTCTCCTTCACCGGTTATCTCAAATCTTTGGCCACCTACTCCTCCTATAACCATACTAGCATCAGCTTTGGAGAAAGTTGCGGAGATTGGAGGTTCAAAGAGAAGGAATGTTGTGGAGCCGCTTTTCTGGCCATTGGAGCAGAAGTTTGATTGGACAACAGATGATATAATGAAGCATTTCTCCATGTCTCctcagagaaaaaaatatattggatCCAAAAGTGCTAGCACCTCACCAAGGTCAATGAGGGCACAGCTTCATACAAGAAAGCTAGATCTCAAAGAAGGGTGTAAGAGAAAACTCATGTTCCATGGTCGGCCTGGATCAAACTCAAAACTAACACAGATTCCAGAACTGAAACAAACAATCAGCAGCGACCAACCACCCATCAAGAACCGTTTGAAGAGGAACAAAAGTTTGCCATCAAGGTTGAGAAACACCAGCGAAATATCTTCAAAGGTGGTACCTATTGAAGCTACAGAAGAGAGTGTAGAGATAAGTAGAGAGGAAAAGAAAACACCTAAGAAGCTTGTCATGACCCGTAAGTCCAGAACTTTTTTAGAAGATGACTTTGGTTTGATGAATGATTTCTCTATAGAAAACGCGGTGGGGCTTTGCGAGTTCAGGGGAAGAGAAGGCATTGATTCAGACTTCAACACTGATTGTTTCTTGTTCGAAGATTCTCTATGAAAAGCAAAAGGCTTTATACGACATCACGGTTATATATTGCATATACTTGTCAAACAAACATCTGCATTGGCGACAACTTTGTTCCTTGATTGTATACCTGTTGGATAGATttatttataagtttataacacATATATGTCATGCGTTTTGGATCAATCAAAAGATCTGGAACATAAGTTTATGTTCCTTAGTCCTTACTCCTTAGAATAAGCAGAGCAGATAGAAGGAGAGAAACACAACACATTGGAGAAATATAgaaaccatggatgaaaattgAAAAGTCACTGTTttaaaaagtagaaaaaaaaaagagggagaGACCAGTCTAGAACGCTGCGCTGTTTTTAATATAGAAACGCTGATATCATGTCATGCGtgtcgtttcaatcaaaccaaaacGACACAAAGTATACCTTTTGTTTACTGTCGGATGAGTTAACACTTAACATCCATTTCCCTATTGTCTAGGGTTTCATGAAGAAGCAAGCTTCTCCCTCCGCCATGAATTCACGGCGGTGCACGGTCTTGGAGGATCCTCAAATCATAAGTCGAAGCATCTCACTACTTACTGCTGACGAAGTGTTACTGAAGATTCCAATCGATCTCATCATCGAGATATTCTCGAGGTTACCGTTGAAGTCTATCGCGAGGTGTCGTTGCGTATCGAAGCGGTGGGCGTCCTTACTCCGCCGTCCCCATTTCACGGAGTTGTTCTTCACCAAATCGTTGGCTCGCCCCCAGCTATTTTTTCGCATGCCAGAAAGAGAGTGAGATGATCTTCTTCTCTTTACCTCAGTCTCAGAATCTTAACGAGTATGTGTCTCTTACAGCCGCGGATCATCATATTACTTTCCCCTTTGAGCGTGTGGATGGCATATCTAGTTCTGTCAATGGATATGTCTGTATAAGCGGTCATCAGATCTTAAAAGGAAGGAAGACCCGAAAGGATGTGTTGGTGATATGTAACCCTAGCACGGGACAATCCTTTACTTTACCCAAAATACCTAATCTGAAGAACATGAAGAGCACTGCAAAGATCTATTTAGGTTATGATCTGATTGAGAAACAACACAAGTGTTGGCAATGGCCAGGGTAGATGGTAGAGGTGTGCATCAAGTTCTTACATTAAAAGGAACTAGGAACCTGACTTGAAGGATGATTGAATGTAGCGTACCCCATTATTTTCCAAAGGCAGAGTGCATATGTATCGACAGTGTTTTGTACTACGGTGCTTTGGGTTCCAATATGTGTCATATTCTAGTTTGCTTTGATGTCAGATCCGAGAAGTACAGCTCCATTAAAGCCATTCAAAGAGCAATAGAGGATGCTGCAACTCTGGTAAACTACAAAGGTAAATTGGCTTCACTAATGGCGCAACCCAACCCCCTTTTTATTAATGGAACAAGTACAAGTTTTGAGATGTGGATTCTAGAAGATCCTGAGAAACATGAATGGTCCAGCCGTATTTACAAATTTCCTCCTGTTTGGAAGGATGTAGTTGCAGGGGAGGTCTTATTCTTTAAAGGAGTGACTGCCACAAATGAAATTGTTTTGTCCCCCAAAACTTCATCCGATCTTTATTATGTTTACTACTACAATTTCGACAAGGAAACTATAAAAAGAGTTGAATTCCAAGGAATGAGGCCGTTTAGGAAGGGTTGGGGTTCTGGAGTTTTCACCTTACTGAACCATGTAGAGGACGTGAAACTTATGTAATTGTTTTAGAACTTTGTAACGGAAGCTGGCTCCTTGAAGATGTTAATGAAAACCTTTTTTTCCAGTGGTTCTGTGTTGCTGTTATAACTTTTTACTTATCTAAGTTGTAAATTATGGTTTTGAAACTCCTCTGGACTGATTTCACTTGCGACTATTGCTACtatttgttttacttttgaTATTGGACTTAGGTATATGTACATTAACAGATCATAATTGCTTGAAGCAACACCTACTGTGTACTCCATTGGGATAAGACATAACCCTCTGCTTCTCAATCTGTACTCCCCCAGCTCCTCGTCCTGTTTACAGACACGAGCAAGTGATGTTGAGTCCCGATCATAGGTTTTGAGTAGCAATCCTAGTAAAAAAAAGGGGTCGAGATTCTGCTCACGTGGTTGTTTGAAGATATGGAGCGCCTGGGGGTTATTGGTTTAAGAATTCTTgaggaaatataaaattttaagaatctattgttattggtttattaatttttaaaatctttccAAAAtacattgttattggtttaaattttttgttattcaaaaagtttagtttttattgattttgctATTCTATTAAATTCTATGGTTATTGGGAGctaaattctttatatttttattcataaaccTAGACTTTGAAAATATCATGTCTACTCATAAGATTTCTGAAATCTGTGTAGTAATAAAAACATTCACATACTgtatgatatatttttcttgtttgacCTGTGATTTTCAGAAGATCTCTTTGTCGGTTAGTTTCGTATTTGGTGTGTTCAAACATAATCTTTCGTTTGTAAGAGTGATGCCtcaaaaaaaatgtcaatgaAAATAAGACTGATAAAAATCTGTCACGTAAATGAAgataaaaatgactattttcaTAACAAAGCAAAGAACAAACCATAACACAAAGAACCAATACTATAAAATGCATTTGCCTATGTGAACACGTACCAAACAATAATACACTAGTGTCTCATCGAGATTCATTGTTGAAAATTTCtacaatattttgtatattacaTTAAAAGGAGAAACATTTTGAAAACATACATTGTGCAAATACTTAATAATCAATAACAATCTATAGAaatcaatacaaaatatttgatagaaatttagAAAACATTTGTTAAATCtactaaacttttaaaaatctgtCAACTTCTAAAATCACTAAACTCTTTCCAAATTCTGGTTCTAATAACTCCCCAAAGAATATGTTATGTTACATTAAGGTAATCAGCCCTCAAAAATTCACAATATGTCGTGCATCTATTGCACACTGTCCAAAAAAGGAGGTTCAAATTCAGGCTGAGATTCATACTCATGCCTAGGCTTTGGCCTTAGCTTGTTAGATGAATCTGGCTTGTGGCTTTTGTGGTTTCTGCATTCCACTCTTTTTATGTTTACCTTCTCAATCAGAAAACTGAGACCAATCTTTTAAAACCAGTTTAAAGGCGCCTTATGCGCCGTTGAACTTGTTCTGATGCAAGATGAAGCAAAAGAGCTAACTTGTTGTACTGTTTCTTGACGGTTTCATCATCAGAAAAGATCTACACTCAGAAtctcatataaatatattctcTTCCTCCTCTGGTTGATGCAGAGAGATAACATCAATCATATTCAGCGCTTGTTTTAAACAGTCAAGATTTGgatacaaacttttttttttttgtagtaaaCACAAGTATTCTGATTGAAAGATAGCTTGGTCcaacaaaaacattcaaatctTGGGCCATCTACTCCTCCTATAACCATACTAGCATCAGCTTTGGAGAAAGTTGCGGAGCTTGGAGGTAGGGATGTCAAGTTTGGCGGCCCACGCCCAAATGGGTGTGTACAGTTGGGCCATTTAACACTCATACCAAAGAACACCCACACCCATTTAATGCCCATACCCAAAAACACCCACACCCAAGTTAGCCCATACCCATTGGAAATAAACCAAGATCACcaattattattctttttaacaATTAGCTCAATTTTGTTCATAATCAATTATTGTAAACtcaatttacaaacttatatacttatagaaaataaaaattatagaaaatttgTATAAACTCAATCTAAACTTAATTTTAATGTCATTGAAAATTTCTGAATACAAATGTGATGTAAATTAAATTCAATAGACTTCAGTTTTTCATAACTCTctgttttatgtaaaaaaagttataactctGATATCATGATTCACTTTGCTCTAGCTTCCAGCTTCTTTACTTGTCTTTAGCCTGTAAGAAGGAAAAAAGATAGCAACTTGGAGTTATTCAATGATTCTCATAACTTGTATGTAAGGGCAGAGACATCAACACAAGCATTAACATTTCAAGCAAAATAACTGTGTTGTATGGAGACTTACGTAGGGATGCTGACGTTGAAATGCACATATTGATCCCCAAATATTGTTGACTTTCTTGCTCTAATACCTGTTCGTAAAAAGATGTGATTTGATAAGTAAACACACAAGAATATACTCAACGTCAACGCTTGATTTTCTCACTCTCTCCCAACGTTTGCTCTCTCACTCTTGTACTCCAGAAACTATGAGTATATCCATGCTATGAAGACAGGGATGACTCCGAGCAGAAACGAAACCTGTATTTAAAGAGAAATACAATACACGTcaacccaaaacaaaacaatattctAAACgatttatcatcatcatcagaactAGAGTAAACAATGGAAACAATGGAAACGAGATTATCATCCACAAAACCCACAAAACCCACAACACAGAAAGTAGAGAAATCGCGAGATCAGAGCTAAAATCGAATCATACCTGAAAttgtagagaaataaagaaGGGAATCGATGGGAGGGAAGAGAGAATCGTATGGATTGATGAACACAAGAATAGTAGACGAAGAAAAATCTGAGAGGAGAAAATCGTTGGTTGCAGAAAGAATCGCGAGAGAGAATAAAAGAATCGGGAaaaattatttctgattgaTTTTTTCCCAAATTCTCTAAACCCTAGAAATTAAGTTTTTGGGTCAGTCCAACACCCATTTGGTTTGGACCAGTTAACCCATGGGCAAAGTGGGTCTTTAACCCAATTGGACCATTAATTATTTGGGTATGACCATCACCCACCCATGTTTGTTTGGAATAGGTTAGCCCATGGGTGGCCCAACCAATTGACACCCCTACTTGGAGGTTCGAAGAGAAGGAACGTTGTGGAGCCGCTTTTCTCCATGTCTCctcag
Protein-coding regions in this window:
- the LOC106417592 gene encoding uncharacterized protein LOC106417592 — its product is MGGGMETNKNKFIEDWGSARENLEHNFRWTRRNFALIGIFGIALPIIVYKGIVKDFHMQDEDAGRPHRKFL
- the LOC106416945 gene encoding uncharacterized protein LOC106416945, which encodes MSFAGGRDGSKGFMKRVTSTFSTKKNKNTTNDPKPLLPRSRSTGSNYESMRLLHGQGKRALPDVNTKRTKSAGVSPQPRRQKIDESGKQFTKLRCFDDSDSVWLSSDCASSSSLLGERRVSVSFHFSLDERVVSWLSNAAKNQGDIITTAENHQKSSKKAKYSSEKNNNKTCPSEESYASPELTLQEEKKVSFSLESEMSLEKSAEIGDPKSKTVAEPLFWPYEQKFDWTPDDILKHFSISPRRKKSTGNKSNGTSPRSMRAQLQTRKLVLKEGCKRKLMFNGPGSSPKQARTIGNKKTKMSKNQQQPIMKSLKRNNSFPASLRNSREEVPVQAAGESVEMCRKTPKKLIMTRRSRTFIEDDFALMNDFSIENAVGLCEFRGREGIDSDFNTDGFLFEDAL
- the LOC106416946 gene encoding uncharacterized protein LOC106416946, with the translated sequence MSFAGGRDGSKGLIKRITSTFSINKNQNTTTNDPKPVFPRSRSTGASYESMRLRQGKKALPDVTAKKTKRTKSACVSPQRRREKIDESRKQQIEDIDSIWLTSDSSSSLLGERKVSVSFHFSLDESIVSWLSNAAKNQEDTKDNHHHHHHQKSSKDAKYSSENIRKDGKYVGTDSAKPCSSHLPENNNKTCEETSSFNRYVSRELTSQSHEEKKVTFSLESDASPSPVISNLWPPTPPITILASALEKVAEIGGSKRRNVVEPLFWPLEQKFDWTTDDIMKHFSMSPQRKKYIGSKSASTSPRSMRAQLHTRKLDLKEGCKRKLMFHGRPGSNSKLTQIPELKQTISSDQPPIKNRLKRNKSLPSRLRNTSEISSKVVPIEATEESVEISREEKKTPKKLVMTRKSRTFLEDDFGLMNDFSIENAVGLCEFRGREGIDSDFNTDCFLFEDSL